The DNA region GCAGAATCGAAGAAGGCCGAGTGAGAGATTGGCTTGGGGCAACCCATCGCCTTGGCGACATCGTCGAAGGTAATTGGGCAAACGTTTGGGCCGGAAGTCGTGGTATTGAGAACCCAAGGCTGTGTGATGTCGGAGTATGGACCAGGCAAGGTTAAATAgaaaggagggagaggggaagcaCCCGTGGGCTGCATCTGGATCAATTTTTTGTGAGCAACTTCCAAGCTTTGCAAACGCTCCAGATGCATGCAAATGATGCCTAGCATAAGGTACCTAAGGTAGATAGATGTAAGATATAATAACGAGTGTTCTCTCACATCCATATATAGCTACCTCTGATGCACCAGAAATATAAACAATGAGATGGAGTAGCTGGAAAACACGTTTTCCACAGTCCCACCGTTGCATTTATATAAATAACATTGTAATGTCATGAACCCCCAAGCGCCCAACTCCCACCGTCCACTCCAATTCCCGTCTGGTGATACACAGTCAATTCCAAACAACCTCTCAGTCAATAGCTCTCTTCTGACCCCCACCAGAGTAACCCCATCCGTTCCCGACTCCAACGCCGTATCCTAACGGTGTCGCGCCTCCCAGCGTTCTCCCCTTCAACCGCTTTGGCAATATGACTCCAAAGAAGTACGCACCTGCCACGACAACTCCGGCCCCGAAGGACAGCAGTGAATAAAACACTGTGGAAGCATATATATGTCCTCCCATCCCCTGCCACTCGACTCTTCCCTCAGTTTTTGGCAGGGCAGGAGTAGGGAACCACCTGACGCTGAACTTGAAAGGCAGCGGGTCTCCAATGACCAGTCTCACAGTGTCCCCGCCTTCCATATGTGTCAAGGGGCTCGTCGAGTATGCTGTTGCAGAATCCAGAACACCGCTGTCGTGCGGATGGACATGTTGCTTGGGCGTGCTGTGCAGCAAAACATTCATGTGGGTAGATATGTGCATGTGGCTCAGCTGCAGCGTTCCCGCGAGCGCAAAAACCAGAGGGATGTATTCTTGCTCGGGCTGTCGCTGGCCTACGACTTCGATATGTGGCGGGGGCCGGGCGGGCAGTCGGCAGGCGAGGGGTGCATCGGCGTGCACGTAAAACtcgaggagatggaagaaggGGTCAGAAATCATGGGGATTGTGcaatttttttcttcttcgatTCCGTACCGGAATTCTAGCGGTGAGGACGTCTCGTTGCAGATCGGGAAAGGGATCCATTGGATTTCGTGGGTTGGGGAGTCGGGGAGGGATACGTGTTCGCCCGTTTCTCTGGTGGTTTGCGACTCGCAGGTCAGTGTATGCAACGATGGGATTTTGGGACagggcgaagaagaaaacaagcGTACGAGCTGCGATTCATACACTCAACCCGAATGGGAGCGCCATAGTGGTAGGATGGCAGGGAGAGTTCGTGGTGGCTTGCGCTGGAAGCAATGGCAACATGGCCGAAAAAGGAAGCTGTCAAAGCCAGCAGTGGCAGTCGAAGCCACGGTCGTAGTATCATGGCTGTAAATCTGTAGCTTTGTATCGTCAATGACCCAATGCCAACTATCGCAGGGACATTTTGCGCAGTCTCTTTCGATATTGGCAAAGGGCACACAGTCGATTGCAAGACGGCCTCAACCCGTCAACGGCGGATGTCGCCGCTGAAAGCTTCCCCAGACTTTTGGTTCCGTCCTCTGTGTCCACTTTGAGCTCGACCTACAGGGGGGCTGCCAGGCTGAGTCATCGTGCAAAGCtttaccctaaccctcatcAACACTACCCCGTTTGTCCCCTTTCTGCAGAGAAACCCAAGAATTTTATATCTGGAGTCTAAAAGGTCGTTTACTCTTGCGCCATGGGTCTTTCCTCACCACGACGTGCATTGTGCTTTCGGATCAGTCCGAAGTACCTTAGCTTTCCATGGTCTCAGGGAGTCGTCAGTCCTCAAGTCTTCAACGAGATGCGAACCTTCAAAAGGCTCAATAATTAGGGGAACAGCAGGTCCACAGTGGGTTGGAAGTCTCATTGCATGTGGGAATAAACACTTTGTTCATAATGTATGTACAAACTGAGCCAGCCTATTTACCGTCctgtcttcttcgtcctccaaTCTGCTCCCCAGCCCTACTTTTACCTGCACATCTTCGGGGCACCGACGTCTAAAGGCATTGGTGATAGTAATCGTTCAGCTTTGTGCAAGTGGTTCCTGAGACACAGACGGTGGGACCGTTCCACCCTTGCCCACCGCACTGTCCCCAGCGAGGAGCAGTAGGGCCGGGCGCCGGTCCGGTTGTAGGCTCAGGAGCGCGAGAGGTGGTAATCAAGGTGGTCTGGGGATTGCCGGGATTGGAGGTAGGTTCGGGGCTGGGGTTGCTGCTCCCATCGGCCTGGAACTGTCTCCAGAACTCCCATGTATTGCCAGGGGCGAAGGGGGTGTTGCTTCCCTGGTCTTGCTGAGACGGGTTATGGTCTCCGTCAAAGATAACCCAGGTAACGGGCTTGCCAGGGAGACAGTTGCGGTACTCGGTCTTGGTGGAGCGGCCTCCGTTGGGCTGAGGCTCGGGATTGAGAGGGGTGCAGCCGTTGTTTTGGACAAATCGGTCACGCATTTGGCGGCCCATGGAGATGCTCAGGACCGAGTCGCGGGTACCGTGCTGGTGGTAGTAGGCCACAGGCTGAGTGCCTCCGTTGCAGCCACTGAGAACAGCGCTGGAAAGAACCGAGATGGCTCGGACCTGGTCAGGACGAGAGCAGGCCCAAGAGTAGGACATGGCACCACCGTAGCTGAAGCCGGTGGCGAAGCGCAGAGACTGCTCAACGCAGAGATCGTTCTCGATAGTGCGCACCATGTTGTCGACAAAAGTGATATCTTCGCCACCGGTGTTGGCCCAACCTTGGTTGAGACCGTTGGGCGAGATGAAGATGGCACTGTTGTTGCCTGTCATCAAGGGGGGAAGACCGTACCAGGCAAGGGTACCGCCCCCTCCGTTGGCGATCTGTTGAGCGTTTCCTCCAAGAGCATGGAAGGTAAAGACAAGGCGGTACGCAAAGTTGCGGTCATAGTTGTCAGGGAGGCGGACAATATATTCTCTTTGTTTGCCGTTCACGGTTGTCGTGTATTGACCATTGCGAATGGTTGGTGTCTTGCCACAACCAGGAGAGCGTGCGCCCAAGACCGGAGCGACGCAGGAAAGCGCCAAAAGCGCAATAGTTGAGAACTGCATGATGGCTAGACGTCgctgaggttgttgctggcacTAACTCCCTTGCCAACCGATGCGGGAAAGAAGCTGCCCATCCTATATACCCAGCTCGAcagtacctacctacctgggGAGTCGTGTTAGGGATTGAGACAATCGCCTTAAGGAAATATTTCGGAAGACATCCGTGAAAATGCAACATGGAGTGAATCTCTGGTTACATGTCCCCGCTACTTTGTTCTTGGGCTGTTGAGTACATGATGGAAATAGCCATGATTCAAGTCAGTGTCATGTTCATGTGAAGTCATTCCGAGCCTTGACAACAAGATGCGCACCAATAACGACTCAGCACCAACTACCGATTTTAGGTGGCTTGGTTGTTTTGCTCGAACAATGCAAAAATGCAACACTGACCAGGGAAGGAATACCAGGCAACGGATATCCGTTGCAACGGTGCGCTTCCCTAGACATGGGGAAAGCCCAATTGAGGCTCGCCTAAGATGCTCCCCAGATCCAATGACTAAATCGGATCACTCTCCCGAGCTTTTCGCAGCCAGACAGATCAGAAAAGTCCAGCGCGCCAAGATCATGGGCAATGTTCAAG from Podospora pseudoanserina strain CBS 124.78 chromosome 1, whole genome shotgun sequence includes:
- a CDS encoding hypothetical protein (EggNog:ENOG503P529) produces the protein MILRPWLRLPLLALTASFFGHVAIASSASHHELSLPSYHYGAPIRVECMNRSSETGEHVSLPDSPTHEIQWIPFPICNETSSPLEFRYGIEEEKNCTIPMISDPFFHLLEFYVHADAPLACRLPARPPPHIEVVGQRQPEQEYIPLVFALAGTLQLSHMHISTHMNVLLHSTPKQHVHPHDSGVLDSATAYSTSPLTHMEGGDTVRLVIGDPLPFKFSVRWFPTPALPKTEGRVEWQGMGGHIYASTVFYSLLSFGAGVVVAGAYFFGVILPKRLKGRTLGGATPLGYGVGVGNGWGYSGGGQKRAID
- a CDS encoding hypothetical protein (EggNog:ENOG503NYZ8; COG:O; CAZy:CE1) yields the protein MQFSTIALLALSCVAPVLGARSPGCGKTPTIRNGQYTTTVNGKQREYIVRLPDNYDRNFAYRLVFTFHALGGNAQQIANGGGGTLAWYGLPPLMTGNNSAIFISPNGLNQGWANTGGEDITFVDNMVRTIENDLCVEQSLRFATGFSYGGAMSYSWACSRPDQVRAISVLSSAVLSGCNGGTQPVAYYHQHGTRDSVLSISMGRQMRDRFVQNNGCTPLNPEPQPNGGRSTKTEYRNCLPGKPVTWVIFDGDHNPSQQDQGSNTPFAPGNTWEFWRQFQADGSSNPSPEPTSNPGNPQTTLITTSRAPEPTTGPAPGPTAPRWGQCGGQGWNGPTVCVSGTTCTKLNDYYHQCL